From Lemur catta isolate mLemCat1 chromosome 21, mLemCat1.pri, whole genome shotgun sequence, a single genomic window includes:
- the FICD gene encoding protein adenylyltransferase FICD → MTLMPMASVMAVTEPKWVSVGGRFLWVMLLSMVLGSLLALLLPLGAVEEQCLAVLKGFYLLRSKLDRAQHAKCTSPSTEVSVTSRDAALLLVKTRASPAGKLEARAALNQALEMKRQGKRGKAQKLFLHALKMDPDFVDALNEFGIFSEEDKDIIQADYLYTRALTISPYHEKALVNRDRTLPLVEEIDQRYFSIIDSKVKKVMSIPKGNSALRRVMEETYYHHIYHTVAIEGNTLTLSEIRHILETRYAVPGKSLEEQNEVIGMHAAMKYINTTLVSRIGSVTISDVLEIHRRVLGYVDPVEAGRFRTTQVLVGHHIPPHPQDVEKQMQEFVQWLNSEDAMNLHPVEFAALAHYKLVYIHPFIDGNGRTSRLLMNLILMQAGYPPITIRKEQRSEYYHVLEVANEGDVRPFIRFIAKCTETTLDTLLFATTEYSVALPEAKPNHSGFKETLPVKP, encoded by the exons ATGACACTCATGCCGATGGCTTCAGTGATGGCAGTGACCGAACCGAAATGGGTCTCGGTGGGGGGCCGCTTCCTGTGGGTGATGCTGCTGAGCATGGTGCTGGGGTCCCTGCtggccctgctgctgcctctgggcgCCGTGGAGGAGCAGTGTTTGGCTGTGCTCAAGGGCTTCTACCTGCTCCGGAGCAAACTGGACAGGGCACAGCACGCCAAGTGCACCAGCCCGTCCACGGAGGTCAGTGTCACCTCCAGGGATGCTGCGCTGCTGCTGGTCAAGACCAGGGCCTCTCCAG CAGGTAAGTTGGAAGCCAGAGCAGCTCTGAACCAAGCCCTGGAGATGAAGCGCCAGGGCAAGCGGGGGAAAGCCCAGAAGCTCTTCCTGCACGCCCTCAAGATGGACCCGGACTTCGTCGACGCGCTCAACGAGTTCGGCATCTTCTCGGAAGAGGACAAGGACATCATCCAGGCGGATTACTTGTACACCAGAGCGCTGACCATCTCGCCCTACCACGAGAAAGCGCTGGTCAACCGGGATCGGACGCTGCCGCTCGTGGAGGAGATCGACCAGAGGTATTTCAGCATCATCGACAGCAAAGTGAAGAAGGTCATGTCCATCCCCAAGGGGAACTCGGCGCTGCGCAGGGTCATGGAGGAGACCTACTACCATCACATCTACCACACGGTCGCCATCGAGGGCAACACCCTCACCCTGTCGGAAATCAGGCACATCCTGGAGACCCGCTACGCCGTGCCCGGGAAGAGCCTGGAGGAGCAGAACGAGGTCATCGGCATGCACGCGGCGATGAAGTACATCAACACCACGCTGGTGTCCCGCATCGGGTCCGTCACCATCAGCGACGTGCTGGAGATCCACAGGCGGGTGCTGGGCTACGTGGACCCGGTGGAAGCCGGCAGGTTCCGGACGACCCAGGTCCTGGTCGGGCACCacatccctccccaccctcaggatGTGGAAAAGCAGATGCAGGAGTTCGTGCAGTGGCTCAACTCCGAGGACGCCATGAACCTGCACCCGGTGGAGTTTGCAGCCTTAGCCCATTACAAACTCGTCTACATCCACCCTTTCATCGACGGCAATGGGAGGACGTCCCGCCTGCTCATGAACCTGATCTTGATGCAGGCTGGCTACCCGCCCATCACCATCCGCAAGGAGCAGAGATCCGAGTACTACCATGTGCTGGAAGTTGCCAACGAAGGCGATGTGAGGCCTTTCATTCGCTTCATTGCCAAGTGTACTGAGACCACCCTGGACACCCTGCTTTTTGCCACGACCGAGTACTCGGTAGCGCTGCCAGAAGCCAAACCCAACCATTCTGGGTTCAAGGAGACGCTTCCTGTGAAGCCCTGA